Proteins encoded within one genomic window of Episyrphus balteatus chromosome 1, idEpiBalt1.1, whole genome shotgun sequence:
- the LOC129909623 gene encoding uncharacterized protein LOC129909623: MPPSGGARADFGATAGVSSLQAGSGAADSQNMRTGITRTTEQLRPISRETTPQLSAPAPTVSRMSISETTRAGRQRQRIAWSSNMNKDIMRCHFRATKCGTDPAGYRARQHLHFVALYPELSERLTEQNVADRCRAITRRLLLPSIEIVQIEQEILEELRPRQRLSLLSRRSETEHSVAEIPQQVEVLNEIQPEPNMEEIPNQGEEVLNSYRDSLGPGDILFQVAFDNFQEAYIEFEGMDPLLRPRIPKVPVTKKTLNLINHMNNIIDAELQGWHELTHVQSVIFCAAVAITRTLGLTVSSEQRQNHPTENRKPVWQSRLESKISNQRADVGRLMMFKQGIRSRKLLRRIKKIVRPKRPEELTHLDLDMIIDRLTQKLQVFSARLKRYLSIRKRREDNKAFKANQRKFYASLNGNSNLAITPIEDITPFERFWENVWEKPETHNNQATWLTAFQQFPLMTSSPISVEDLREVLSNSINWKAPGPDELQNFWLKRLTSAHPHVVRCFNKILDKEQRIPEFFTKGRTFLIPKNRDTENPSAFRPITCLVTLYKAFTAIISNRIWQHCDSNGIIPCEQKGCAKRSRGCKELITIDAIIAQNSVHNNRNLSVAYIDYQKAYDNVPHSYLIEALRIHGVDNKIVEFFMYSMDQWKTTIHVGGSTTREICVRRGLFQGDSFSPLWFCLSLAPLSKLLNESSNGYRIEREMSITHLLYIDDLKLFARSRKHLQSLLNIVKKFSEDIKMNFGFDKCKAVEMVRGKIERTEGFDFAEGTIETLQENEPYKYLGVLEMKSIQHTTMKQQLKTSFIERVKKLCKTKLNSGNLTKAINSFAIPVLLYSFGLIKWSETDLEDLQRQIRVVLTSQRFHHPKSAIERTTLPRNEGGLGILDLVNQQGMQVVKLRQYFMETSGNLRYQKIMEMDKNFTPLKLSEHDYQPHIFTISSRVEQWKAKAIHGKYPFQLNSVDIDKARSTEWLQKGQLFPETEGFIMAIQDGVVATRQYRRAILHEDIDNGCRRCHQSLESIEHILNGCSMLANHEYLKRHNDVAKIIHQELALRLKLISSKKPYYEYEADEVIFNNSYKLYWDRQMSTDHTILANRPDIVWIDKTNLCGFIIDIAVPLTANLNRTFGEKLSKYADLAHEVKQREKLRSIRIVPIVVSSTGMIGNNVMEELKRMQCDHLVHDILKSIILNSCRTVRKFLEQP; this comes from the coding sequence ATGCCGCCATCCGGGGGCGCCCGGGCTGACTTTGGAGCTACCGCTGGAGTCAGCAGCTTGCAAGCCGGTAGTGGTGCTGCAGATTCGCAGAATATGCGCACCGGGATAACCCGAACAACCGAACAACTGCGACCTATTAGCAGAGAAACAACACCCCAACTTTCTGCACCAGCTCCGACTGTTTCGAGGATGTCTATATCTGAGACCACACGAGCTGGTAGACAAAGACAACGCATAGCATGGTCATCAAATATGAATAAAGACATTATGCGCTGTCACTTTAGAGCTACAAAATGCGGAACTGATCCTGCTGGATACAGAGCAAGACAACATCTTCACTTTGTTGCTTTATATCCAGAACTCAGTGAAAGATTAACTGAGCAAAATGTTGCTGACAGATGTAGAGCGATTACAAGAAGACTCCTCTTACCAAGTATTGAAATTGTTCAGATTGAACAAGAAATTTTGGAAGAGTTGAGACCACGCCAAAGATTAAGTCTCTTGAGCAGAAGGTCTGAAACAGAACATAGTGTGGCAGAAATACCACAGCAAGTGGAAGTCCTAAATGAAATTCAGCCAGAACCAAATATGGAAGAAATACCAAATCAAGGTGAAGAAGTTTTGAATAGCTACAGAGATTCTTTGGGCCCCggagatattttatttcaagtaGCTTTTGATAATTTCCAGGAAGCCTACATAGAATTTGAAGGTATGGATCCACTTTTAAGACCAAGGATTCCAAAAGTTCCTGTCaccaaaaaaacattgaatctAATAAACCATATGAATAATATAATCGATGCGGAACTTCAGGGTTGGCATGAGTTAACACATGTTCAAAGTGTTATATTTTGTGCAGCGGTGGCAATCACAAGAACTCTGGGGCTAACAGTAAGTTCCGAGCAACGTCAAAACCACCCAACAGAAAATAGAAAACCAGTTTGGCAGTCGAGGTTagaatcaaaaatttctaatcAGAGAGCAGATGTTGGAAGACTTATGATGTTTAAACAAGGTATAAGGTCCCGAAAACTTCTGCGgaggattaaaaaaattgtcagaCCCAAAAGACCGGAAGAACTCACTCACCTTGATCTGGACATGATAATTGATAGACTTACCCAAAAACTTCAGGTATTCAGTGCTCGTTTGAAGAGGTATTTATCGATTAGAAAACGAAGAGAGGATAATAAGGCCTTTAAAGCTAACCAAAGGAAGTTTTATGCTAGTTTAAATGGAAATAGCAATTTGGCAATAACACCGATAGAAGATATAACTCCTTTTGAGAGGTTTTGGGAAAATGTGTGGGAAAAACCAGAAACACATAATAACCAAGCAACATGGTTAACCGCTTTTCAACAGTTTCCACTTATGACGAGCAGTCCAATAAGTGTTGAAGATCTTCGGGAGGTGCTTAGCAACTCCATTAACTGGAAAGCCCCAGGGCCGGATGAACTTCAAAACTTTTGGCTTAAAAGATTAACAAGCGCTCATCCTCATGTTGTTCGATGTTTCAACAAAATATTGGATAAGGAACAAAGAATTccagaattttttacaaaagggCGAACCTTTCTTATCCCAAAAAATAGAGATACGGAAAATCCGAGTGCTTTTAGGCCAATAACATGTTTAGTTACATTATATAAAGCTTTTACTGCCATTATAAGCAATAGAATTTGGCAGCACTGTGATTCGAATGGCATAATCCCATGTGAACAAAAAGGATGCGCTAAAAGATCCAGAGGATGTAAGGAACTGATCACGATTGATGCTATAATCGCCCAAAACTCAGTTCATAATAATCGAAACTTAAGTGTAGCTTATATTGATTACCAAAAAGCATATGATAACGTACCCCATTCATACTTAATTGAAGCATTAAGAATTCACGGAGTGGATAACAAAATAGTGGAATTCTTTATGTATTCTATGGACCAATGGAAAACGACTATACATGTTGGAGGATCCACAACTAGGGAGATATGTGTGAGAAGAGGATTATTCCAAGGAGATTCTTTTAGTCCGCTGTGGTTTTGCTTGAGTCTGGCGCCCCTTAGTAAACTGCTAAATGAATCATCGAACGGATACAGGATCGAGCGAGAAATGAGTATCACGCATCTTCTATATATTGATGATCTTAAGCTATTTGCGAGATCTAGAAAACATCTTCAGAGTCTTCTCAATATAGTGAAGAAATTTAGTGAAGATATAAAAATGAACTTTGGGTTCGATAAGTGCAAAGCGGTGGAAATGGTACGTGGAAAAATCGAAAGAACTGAAGGTTTTGATTTTGCAGAAGGGACCATTGAAACGCTACAAGAAAATGAACCTTATAAATATCTTGGAGTTCTGGAAATGAAAAGCATACAGCACACAACAATGAAGCAGCAACTAAAAACAAGTTTCATTGAAAGAGTAAAAAAGTTATGCAAAACAAAACTCAACAGTGGTAACTTAACAAAAGCCATTAATAGCTTCGCAATTCCTGTACTCTTATATTCCTTTGGTTTGATAAAGTGGAGTGAGACTGATTTGGAAGACCTTCAAAGACAAATAAGAGTAGTGCTGACGTCGCAACGGTTTCATCACCCTAAATCGGCGATTGAGAGAACAACTTTACCGCGAAATGAAGGTGGGTTGGGAATACTAGATCTAGTAAACCAGCAAGGCATGCAAGTGGTCAAATTGAGGCAGTATTTCATGGAAACTAGTGGCAATCTCAGGTATCAAAAAATCATGGAGATGGATAAAAACTTTACTCCTTTAAAATTAAGTGAGCATGACTATCAGCCACATATTTTTACAATTTCGAGCCGAGTCGAACAGTGGAAGGCGAAAGCTATTCATGGAAAGTACCCTTTCCAATTGAATTCTGTGGATATAGATAAAGCTAGGTCAACCGAATGGCTTCAAAAGGGACAGCTGTTTCCAGAAACTGAAGGTTTTATCATGGCAATTCAAGATGGAGTTGTGGCAACAAGGCAGTATCGGCGAGCCATTCTTCATGAGGATATCGATAACGGTTGCAGACGATGCCACCAATCCCTAGAGTCTATTGAACACATTTTGAATGGATGCTCAATGCTGGCAAACCATGAATACCTTAAACGGCACAATGATGTTGCCAAAATAATCCACCAAGAACTCGCCTTGAGGTTAAAGCTCATTAGCTCCAAGAAGCCATATTACGAATATGAAGCGGACGAAGTAATCTTCAACAACAGCTACAAACTATATTGGGATCGCCAAATGAGTACGGACCACACAATTCTAGCGAATCGCCCGGATATAGTGTGGATCGACAAAACAAATTTGTGTGGGTTCATAATAGATATAGCGGTTCCGTTGACGGCCAATCTAAATCGAACATTTGGTGAAAAGTTATCGAAATACGCAGATCTAGCTCACGAAGTTAAACAACGAGAAAAATTAAGGAGTATTCGGATAGTACCAATTGTTGTATCGAGTACGGGTATGATTGGAAATAACGTTATGGAGGAACTAAAAAGAATGCAATGCGACCACCTTGTGCACGATATATTGAAGTCCATCATATTGAATAGCTGCAGGACCGTACGCAAGTTTTTGGAACAACCGTGA
- the LOC129917211 gene encoding islet cell autoantigen 1 isoform X2, whose protein sequence is MEKERTEYRAALCWMKSLSTQLDPDNGKGLDKFRRAQSHVRAGKDNFDKLSLDCIQKIDLLAAARCNMFSHCLVVYMAAILQFSKKCESTFRAVAEALASNPQYDFCVLKDLSQIIAPLEIQVEDNDPDQSMLFSNDFKDKLSNSPQKNEKDTRIENVLLNELNNSSNPECNWPDDIDIDNYVAGLEIHGLPESSMELYQKCQQDKKQKRNIMKPSLKKSEEKDWFNLFSELDPFENPQSFDAKLYTKSNTQQT, encoded by the exons ATGGAAAAAGAAAGAACCGAATACCGGGCGGCACTTTGCTGGATGAAATCTTTAAGTACGCAACTCGATCCTGATAATGGAAAAGGGCTTGATAAATTCCGCCGCGCACAATCGCATGTGCGAGCTGGAAAAGATAATTTCGACAAACTATCATTAGATTGTATCCaaaag ATAGATCTTTTGGCAGCAGCTAGATGTAATATGTTTTCACATTGCCTAGTTGTTTATATGGCTGCTATTCTTCAGTTTTCTAAGAAGTGTGAATCGACCTTCAGAGCTGTTGCTGAAGCTCTAGCTTCTAACCCACAATACGATTTCTGTGTACTCAAAGACCTTTCTCAGATTATCGCTCCACTTGAAATTCAAGTAGAAGACAATGATCCTGATCAATCTATGCTTTTTTCG aatgaCTTCAAGGACAAGTTGAGCAACTCtccacaaaaaaatgaaaaggataCTCGAAtcgaaaatgttttattaaatgaattaaacAATTCGTCAAATCCCGAATGCAATTGGCCCGATGATATTGACATTGATAACTACGTTGCTGGGTTGGAAATACATGGTCTTCCAGAAAGTAGCATGGAACTGTATCAAAAATGTCAGCaggataaaaaacaaaaacggaaTATAATGAAACCATCCCTTAAAAAATCGGAAGAAAAGGAttggtttaatttattttccgaACTTGATCCGTTCGAAAATCCGCAATCATTCGATGCAAAACTTTATACTAAATCAAACACTcaacaaacataa
- the LOC129917211 gene encoding islet cell autoantigen 1 isoform X1: MIKSEVQHQFWITKKTVQRKLGSKEDEYIVSSDAGLDSKIALLRAISETCLNLNKNLEQYQERICILSQEECAFGRFLKEIGKRSKTTGSSIINSGKAIYFCGQQRMSVRVPLLRLQHEVDIFRCRAISDTVITLNYMEKERTEYRAALCWMKSLSTQLDPDNGKGLDKFRRAQSHVRAGKDNFDKLSLDCIQKIDLLAAARCNMFSHCLVVYMAAILQFSKKCESTFRAVAEALASNPQYDFCVLKDLSQIIAPLEIQVEDNDPDQSMLFSNDFKDKLSNSPQKNEKDTRIENVLLNELNNSSNPECNWPDDIDIDNYVAGLEIHGLPESSMELYQKCQQDKKQKRNIMKPSLKKSEEKDWFNLFSELDPFENPQSFDAKLYTKSNTQQT; the protein is encoded by the exons atgataaaatctgAAGTACAGCACCAGTTTTGGATTACAAAGAAAACTGTACAACGAAAATTAGGCTCAAAAGAAGACGAGTACATAGTTTCGTCCGATGCAGGACTTGATTCGAAAATTGCTCTGCTTAGAGCTATATCAGAGACGTGTTTaaatcttaataaaaatttggaacaatacCAAGAAAGAATTTGCATCCTGTCGCAAGAGGAATGTGCGTTCGGTAGATTTTTGAAGGAAATTGGAAAGCGAAGTAAGACGACTGGATCAAGCATTATTAATTCCGGAAAAGCAATTTACTTTTGTGGTCAGCAACGTATGTCAGTGAGAGTTCCACTTCTTCGACTTCAACACGAAGTTGATATTTTTAGGTGCAGAGCTATTAGTGATACAGTTATTACCTTGAACTACATGGAAAAAGAAAGAACCGAATACCGGGCGGCACTTTGCTGGATGAAATCTTTAAGTACGCAACTCGATCCTGATAATGGAAAAGGGCTTGATAAATTCCGCCGCGCACAATCGCATGTGCGAGCTGGAAAAGATAATTTCGACAAACTATCATTAGATTGTATCCaaaag ATAGATCTTTTGGCAGCAGCTAGATGTAATATGTTTTCACATTGCCTAGTTGTTTATATGGCTGCTATTCTTCAGTTTTCTAAGAAGTGTGAATCGACCTTCAGAGCTGTTGCTGAAGCTCTAGCTTCTAACCCACAATACGATTTCTGTGTACTCAAAGACCTTTCTCAGATTATCGCTCCACTTGAAATTCAAGTAGAAGACAATGATCCTGATCAATCTATGCTTTTTTCG aatgaCTTCAAGGACAAGTTGAGCAACTCtccacaaaaaaatgaaaaggataCTCGAAtcgaaaatgttttattaaatgaattaaacAATTCGTCAAATCCCGAATGCAATTGGCCCGATGATATTGACATTGATAACTACGTTGCTGGGTTGGAAATACATGGTCTTCCAGAAAGTAGCATGGAACTGTATCAAAAATGTCAGCaggataaaaaacaaaaacggaaTATAATGAAACCATCCCTTAAAAAATCGGAAGAAAAGGAttggtttaatttattttccgaACTTGATCCGTTCGAAAATCCGCAATCATTCGATGCAAAACTTTATACTAAATCAAACACTcaacaaacataa